From a single Nostoc sp. MS1 genomic region:
- a CDS encoding bifunctional folylpolyglutamate synthase/dihydrofolate synthase yields the protein MNIDTLLFPFHHFGVNLGLSRIVKLLANLGNPHERVPVIHVAGTNGKGSVCAYLSSVLTEAGYRTGRYTSPHLVDWTERICINEEQISHEDFCKLLLTVQAAISLDDEYPTQFEVITAAAWLYFAQQQVDVAVIEVGLGGRLDATNVICDPLVTVITSISREHWQQLGPTVADIAGEKAGILKSGCPAVVGKLPLDAEQVVRSRTQELQCPLILPQPAHQISDKLAEYQSIFTAKTIKYPLPLQGQIQLTNSALALATLEVLQQKGWQISQEEIVNGIAKTKWPGRMQWISWKHHKLLIDGAHNPASAQVLRDYIDTLNSQSVTWIMGMLATKDHADILQALLKPDDQLYLVPVPDNNSADTEYLAKLASDICPQLSLCQTSSDLPLALDTAFNSTDNLVVLCGSLYLIGHFLGTSS from the coding sequence GTGAACATCGATACCCTACTTTTCCCCTTCCACCATTTTGGCGTTAATCTTGGACTTTCGCGCATTGTTAAATTGTTAGCTAATCTTGGCAATCCTCATGAGCGAGTGCCTGTAATTCATGTTGCTGGTACAAATGGTAAAGGTTCTGTTTGTGCTTATCTATCTTCGGTATTAACGGAGGCTGGTTATCGTACAGGGCGGTATACTTCTCCTCATCTAGTCGATTGGACGGAACGTATTTGCATCAATGAAGAACAAATTTCTCACGAGGATTTTTGTAAATTATTGTTAACAGTGCAAGCGGCTATTAGCCTTGATGATGAGTATCCCACTCAATTTGAGGTGATTACAGCAGCAGCTTGGTTATATTTCGCCCAGCAACAAGTCGATGTGGCAGTGATAGAAGTAGGATTGGGTGGACGGTTGGATGCTACTAATGTAATTTGTGATCCTCTGGTAACGGTGATAACTTCGATTAGTCGTGAACATTGGCAACAATTGGGGCCGACTGTTGCTGATATTGCGGGGGAGAAAGCCGGGATTCTTAAAAGTGGTTGTCCGGCTGTGGTTGGGAAGCTACCATTGGATGCAGAACAAGTAGTGCGATCGCGCACTCAAGAATTACAATGTCCTTTAATTCTGCCTCAACCCGCTCATCAAATTTCTGATAAATTAGCAGAATATCAAAGTATTTTTACAGCAAAAACTATTAAATACCCTCTACCATTACAGGGACAGATTCAACTAACTAATTCCGCTTTAGCATTAGCAACTTTAGAAGTTTTGCAACAGAAAGGTTGGCAGATTTCTCAAGAAGAAATTGTTAACGGTATAGCAAAAACTAAATGGCCTGGTAGAATGCAATGGATTAGTTGGAAACACCACAAATTATTAATTGATGGCGCTCATAATCCCGCCTCTGCTCAGGTTTTACGAGATTATATTGATACATTAAATAGTCAATCAGTAACTTGGATTATGGGAATGTTAGCGACTAAAGACCATGCCGATATATTACAAGCATTATTAAAACCAGATGACCAATTATATCTAGTACCAGTACCAGATAATAATTCAGCAGATACAGAGTATTTAGCCAAGTTAGCTAGTGATATCTGTCCACAATTAAGTCTTTGTCAAACTTCCTCAGATTTGCCATTAGCTTTAGACACAGCATTTAATTCAACAGATAATTTAGTAGTTTTATGCGGTTCCTTATACTTAATCGGTCACTTTTTAGGAACCAGTTCTTAG